From one Amphiura filiformis chromosome 13, Afil_fr2py, whole genome shotgun sequence genomic stretch:
- the LOC140167826 gene encoding uncharacterized protein has protein sequence MRDTRSNDPNDWTLYKDHKKLLQRDCKSDYHNYISDMLCVEGDSNPKRFWSYINSKRCENSGVAPLIKDGVLQSDSTAKSNMLNNQFASVFTNEEASDLPDLGISPHPPVPSFFIDSEGIRKLLANFKPHPASGPVNLSVYLLKETTDELVPILCLLFNATLHQGKIPRAWKSADVTPICVTNTNPISLTSIVCKTAEHIIHSQIMQHLDAHNLLSNANLDSGRSAPAIRSS, from the coding sequence ATGAGAGATACCAGGTCAAATGATCCAAATGACTGGACCCTATATAAGGATCACAAGAAACTCCTGCAAAGAGACTGCAAATCAGACTACCACAACTACATCAGTGACATGCTGTGTGTTGAAGGAGATAGCAACCCTAAAAGGTTCTGGTCCTACATCAATAGCAAACGATGCGAGAATTCCGGTGTTGCGCCACTGATTAAAGACGGTGTTCTGCAAAGTGACAGCACAGCTAAGTCAAACATGCTGAATAATCAGTTTGCTTCCGTCTTCACCAATGAGGAAGCATCAGATTTACCAGATCTTGGCATCAGCCCGCACCCACCAGTTCCATCTTTCTTCATCGACAGTGAAGGTATTAGGAAACTCCTTGCCAACTTCAAACCGCACCCAGCCAGTGGTCCTGTTAACCTGTCTGTCTATCTTCTTAAAGAAACAACGGATGAGCTTGTACCAATTCTTTGCCTTCTCTTCAACGCCACCCTCCATCAAGGAAAGATCCCTCGTGCATGGAAATCTGCTGATGTGACTCCTATCTGTGTAACAAACACAAACCCAATATCTCTCACATCAATTGTCTGCAAAACAGCTGAGCATATCATCCACAGCCAGATCATGCAACACCTCGATGCACACAACCTGCTTTCTAATGCCAATTTGGATTCAGGAAGAAGTGCTCCTGCGATTCGCAGCTCCTGA
- the LOC140167825 gene encoding uncharacterized protein: MEDFEQRAINTAPHKPKIWYRYVDDTLTVMHQDHVNDFTEHINSVNKAIKFTIEREENCSLAMLDTKIRRHPDGSLSCVVYRKPTHTDQYLNFRSHHPLQHKLGVVRTLTHRANTIITRDEDKQQELNHIQESLQKCGYEPWVFNVSDNKQQDLQKAKNKNRPPAKGNVVLPYIQGVSETMARLFQAKGIRTHYKPVNSIRQHVVAPKDKTKTDQRSGTVYHITCDDCDAAYVGESERSLKARLAEHRRPSSTSSPVAQHVKASKHTIDWNNVKVLDQDSNWYNRGVKEAINIHRHPSNLNKDKGRHDLAPTRHVTLIKINNISNHDNQERFCEILARNYAPGADAPGAHALGADAPGACFE; this comes from the exons ATGGAGGACTTTGAGCAACGGGCCATTAACACCGCTCCTCATAAGCCGAAGATCTGGTATCGTTATGTTGATGATACCCTCACGGTAATGCATCAAGATCACGTGAATGACTTCACCGAACACATCAACAGTGTGAACAAAGCCATAAAGTTCACCATCGAAAGAGAGGAGAACTGTTCCTTAGCTATGTTGGACACCAAGATCCGTAGACATCCGGATGGCTCATTGTCGTGTGTGGTGTACAGGAAACCGACCCACACGGATCAATATTTAAACTTTAGATCCCACCACCCCCTCCAGCATAAATTGGGTGTCGTGAGAACACTCACGCACAGAGCCAATACCATCATCACGCGGGATGAAGACAAACAACAAGAACTCAATCACATTCAAGAAAGCCTCCAGAAATGTGGGTACGAGCCTTGGGTGTTTAATGTAAGTGACAATAAGCAACAAGACCTTCAGAAAGCGAAGAACAAAAATAGACCACCTGCCAAGGGTAATGTAGTCCTCCCTTACATCCAGGGGGTGTCGGAGACAATGGCTCGCTTGTTCCAAGCTAAAGGCATCAGGACTCATTACAAACCCGTGAACTCCATCCGGCAACACGTGGTAGCGCCAAAGGACAAGACCAAAACAGATCAAAGATCTGGTACAGTCTATCACATAACTTGTGATGACTGCGACGCGGCCTATGTAGGAGAGTCGGAACGTTCACTGAAAGCTAGGTTAGCTGAGCACCGAAGACCTAGTAGTACCTCCTCCCCTGTGGCCCAACATGTCAAAGCGTCCAAACACACCATCGACTGGAACAATGTCAAAGTATTGGATCAAGACTCCAACTGGTACAACAGAGGAGTGAAGGAAGCTATTAATATTCACAGACACCCCAGCAACCTGAACAAGGACAAGGGACGACACGACCTGGCACCAACTCGTCATGTGACACTCATCAAGatcaataacatca GTAATCACGACAACCAAGAACGCTTCTGTGAGATTTTGGCccgaaattatgctccaggagcagatGCTCCAGGAGCACATGCTCTAGGAGCagatgctccaggagcatgttttgaatag